GGTGAACCGGTTGCTGCCGCTTTATTACGTTGCTCCCGCCAGCGGTGACAGAATGGATCAGCTCATGCAGGACCAGCAGACCTACAACGATACGATCAGCAAGGATTTGTGCATCGAGCGCGTCAATCCGACGCAGAAAATGTTTCAGGCGCTCAACGAATCCGTCGATGTGGGAGGGAAGACATACCTAGTCATACCCAACGACAACCTGCCTTACCGTAACCAGAGCCTGTCCGGCGTATCCATACAGGATGCGAATCTGCTCAAGTTACGGGTTATGTATTGCCACACGATGATCGTCCCCGTGATCTCGATGATGCTTAAGGGGGCTTATGACGTTACCAGGGCCTTCGTCGATTCAAAAAAGTTCGCCTTTGGTTCGTCATTCGCCAACGCCTGTTTCGCCAAGGATGGTTTCCCTTTGGTCTCCCAGGCCGTGGTGCGCATGCAAAGTGCTGCCTGGGACGATTCCTTCGATACCCAGTGCCACTGAGTAGCCGCCGGTTTGTCGCGGATTCAATGGGTTATTCCACATCTGGCGGCAGTTTAGTCATTATGCAGAGAGCTACGGGTGAAACGCGTCAGGGCGTTGATCAGTTCGCCTGATAATTCCCGCGAGAGTTTCTGTTGCAGCACGCCGACATCGCTGCGCGCGACACTCAGCTTGTGGTGACCCTGCTCGGTAAGGCGGATGTGAAAGGAACGGCGGTCCTGCTCGTTTTC
The nucleotide sequence above comes from Gammaproteobacteria bacterium. Encoded proteins:
- a CDS encoding pilus assembly protein → MIDAGTPQRLRGQAMVEFIVILLVLWVLIFGIIQFALLYRAKITLNTAVFDAARVGAVNHGLRVAIGAELVNRLLPLYYVAPASGDRMDQLMQDQQTYNDTISKDLCIERVNPTQKMFQALNESVDVGGKTYLVIPNDNLPYRNQSLSGVSIQDANLLKLRVMYCHTMIVPVISMMLKGAYDVTRAFVDSKKFAFGSSFANACFAKDGFPLVSQAVVRMQSAAWDDSFDTQCH